The following are encoded in a window of Chondrinema litorale genomic DNA:
- a CDS encoding WD40/YVTN/BNR-like repeat-containing protein, translated as MKRHGTTIRETLKLLFAGFLINLLGTASIFAQSVTTDQLKGLDFRNVGPNRGGRATTATGVIQEPGTFYVGSTGGGLWKTIDYGNSWHNVSDGYFTTPSLGAVSVAPSNPEIVYAGTGSDGLRSNVITGKGIYKSNDAGDSWEFIGLEKTGHIGAVEVDPKNPDRVFVAAIGNGFVPNEERGVYRTLDGGKSWDKVFYLSDTVGSSDLEFAPDNSQIIYAGMWHGQRKPWTIISGGTEGGIYKSADGGDTWKKLENGLPTGLIGKIDLAVSAAAPEVLYALVEAPEGVGGLYYSEDRGESFTLVSTEKGLLDRPFYYCNVDVNPQNPKTVFVSATRFFHSEDGGKNWTNIRTPHGDNHGVWIHPNDTTLWVQVNDGGANVTRDASENWSTQFNQPTAELYQVEVDDQFPYWLYAGQQDNYTTIAVPSLPPFGVQAGSNSYIINTGGCETGPAVPKPGNPDIVYANCKGRFGVFNKKTGQEMQYYVGASNMYGHNPKDLKFRFQRVSPVHVSPHNPDVVYHASQYLHKTVDEGKTWEIISPDLTAFTPETQVISGSPITRDITGEEFYSTIYAVKESIIKEGEIWVGANDGPVHVTKDGGKNWDNVTPKDLLPGGRVQTVEPSPHKEGKAYFAIYRYLLGDFKPYIYKTEDYGKSWELLTTGSNGIPSDYPARVIREDTEVEGLLYAGTDYGLFISFDDGKNWLPFENNLPLTPVTDIKIHQGDLVMSTMGRGFWILDDIQILRDLKNGVDKNTPQLFVTNEAYRLRYRDTDSESVPYFPEPGLTIDYYLPSNTDVAIEIYDDANNLVQSFENKVAAAKEKGERNMSTEFTPFGAGLTLSETAGAHRVVWDMRHVGPWSTNKRRSGNGGPMVTPGKYTVKLIADGKEVSKSTEIKIDPRVAEGGVTTADLEAQEELTLKVRELLTNVRKLENTVNMKVEGYKEAKRVKKKEKQTIEEIESQLTTVSGRYETPMLSDQTSYLYNMLERADQKPGKDAYDRYEELKKEYEALKEQGLNYLGSK; from the coding sequence ATGAAAAGACACGGTACAACAATCCGAGAAACGTTGAAATTACTTTTTGCAGGATTCCTGATAAATTTATTAGGAACTGCAAGCATTTTTGCCCAATCTGTTACTACTGATCAGCTTAAAGGTTTAGATTTTAGAAATGTTGGCCCTAACAGAGGCGGGCGAGCAACTACTGCCACTGGTGTTATTCAGGAACCAGGTACATTCTATGTAGGTAGTACTGGTGGAGGTTTGTGGAAAACCATAGACTATGGTAATAGTTGGCATAATGTGTCAGATGGATATTTTACAACTCCATCTTTAGGCGCAGTGAGTGTAGCTCCTTCTAATCCTGAAATAGTTTATGCAGGAACAGGTTCAGACGGACTTAGAAGTAATGTAATTACTGGTAAAGGGATTTATAAATCTAACGATGCTGGTGATTCTTGGGAATTTATTGGCTTAGAAAAAACAGGCCATATTGGAGCAGTAGAAGTCGATCCTAAAAATCCAGATCGTGTTTTTGTTGCTGCAATAGGTAATGGTTTTGTTCCTAATGAAGAAAGAGGAGTTTACAGAACTTTAGATGGAGGTAAATCTTGGGATAAAGTTTTCTATTTATCAGATACTGTAGGTTCATCCGACCTTGAATTCGCACCAGATAATTCGCAAATTATATATGCCGGTATGTGGCATGGCCAAAGAAAACCATGGACAATTATTAGTGGTGGTACAGAAGGTGGAATTTACAAATCTGCAGATGGGGGAGACACTTGGAAGAAACTAGAAAATGGCTTGCCAACTGGTTTAATAGGTAAAATTGATTTAGCAGTTTCTGCAGCAGCACCAGAAGTACTTTATGCTTTGGTAGAAGCTCCGGAAGGTGTTGGAGGATTATATTACTCTGAAGATAGAGGAGAAAGTTTCACCCTAGTGAGCACAGAAAAAGGCTTACTTGATAGACCTTTTTATTATTGTAATGTAGATGTAAACCCACAAAACCCTAAAACTGTTTTTGTGAGTGCAACACGTTTCTTTCACTCCGAAGATGGTGGAAAGAACTGGACAAATATAAGAACACCACACGGTGACAACCACGGTGTATGGATTCATCCAAATGATACAACCCTTTGGGTACAAGTAAATGATGGAGGAGCCAATGTAACCCGTGATGCAAGTGAAAACTGGTCTACTCAGTTTAACCAACCTACTGCAGAGCTTTATCAAGTTGAGGTAGACGACCAATTCCCATATTGGTTGTATGCTGGTCAGCAAGATAACTACACAACCATAGCAGTACCAAGCTTACCTCCATTTGGTGTACAGGCTGGTTCAAATTCTTATATTATTAATACAGGTGGTTGCGAAACTGGTCCGGCTGTACCAAAACCGGGTAATCCTGATATAGTATATGCTAACTGTAAAGGTCGTTTTGGAGTATTCAACAAAAAGACTGGACAAGAAATGCAGTATTATGTAGGTGCATCTAACATGTACGGTCATAATCCAAAAGACTTAAAATTCAGATTCCAGAGAGTTTCTCCGGTTCATGTTTCTCCACACAATCCAGATGTGGTTTATCATGCGTCTCAGTACTTGCACAAAACAGTTGACGAAGGTAAAACTTGGGAAATTATCTCTCCAGACTTAACAGCTTTCACTCCTGAAACACAGGTAATTTCAGGTTCGCCAATTACAAGAGATATTACTGGTGAAGAGTTTTACAGCACTATTTACGCAGTAAAAGAATCTATTATAAAAGAAGGTGAAATTTGGGTAGGGGCAAACGATGGTCCTGTTCATGTAACTAAAGACGGTGGCAAAAACTGGGATAATGTAACACCAAAAGATTTACTACCAGGTGGTAGAGTGCAAACTGTTGAGCCATCTCCGCACAAAGAAGGTAAAGCTTACTTTGCAATCTATCGTTACCTATTGGGAGATTTTAAACCTTACATCTACAAAACAGAAGATTACGGTAAAAGCTGGGAGTTATTAACTACTGGTTCAAATGGTATTCCTTCAGATTATCCTGCTAGAGTAATTAGAGAAGATACAGAAGTTGAAGGCTTATTATATGCAGGTACAGATTACGGTTTGTTCATTTCTTTTGATGATGGTAAAAACTGGCTTCCTTTCGAAAACAACCTTCCATTAACTCCGGTAACAGATATTAAAATCCACCAAGGAGATTTAGTAATGTCTACTATGGGTAGAGGTTTCTGGATTTTAGATGATATTCAAATTCTGAGAGATTTAAAAAATGGAGTTGATAAGAATACACCACAGTTATTTGTAACAAACGAAGCTTACAGATTGAGATACAGAGATACAGATAGCGAGAGTGTTCCTTATTTCCCAGAACCAGGATTAACTATCGATTATTATTTACCTTCTAATACTGATGTAGCAATCGAAATTTATGATGATGCTAATAATTTGGTTCAGTCTTTCGAAAATAAAGTAGCAGCAGCTAAGGAAAAAGGCGAAAGAAACATGTCTACAGAATTTACACCATTTGGTGCTGGATTAACACTTTCTGAGACTGCTGGTGCGCATCGTGTAGTTTGGGATATGAGACATGTTGGCCCGTGGAGCACAAACAAGAGAAGAAGTGGTAATGGTGGTCCAATGGTAACTCCGGGTAAGTACACTGTAAAATTAATTGCAGATGGAAAAGAAGTTTCTAAATCTACAGAGATTAAGATTGATCCGAGAGTTGCTGAAGGTGGTGTAACTACAGCAGATTTAGAGGCACAAGAAGAATTGACTTTAAAAGTTCGCGAGCTTTTAACTAATGTGAGAAAGTTAGAGAATACTGTAAACATGAAAGTTGAAGGTTATAAAGAAGCCAAGCGTGTGAAGAAGAAAGAAAAGCAAACGATAGAAGAAATTGAAAGTCAGTTAACTACAGTTTCTGGCAGATACGAAACACCAATGCTTTCAGATCAGACTAGCTACTTGTATAACATGTTGGAAAGAGCAGATCAGAAGCCGGGTAAAGATGCATACGATCGCTACGAAGAGTTAAAGAAAGAATATGAAGCTTTAAAAGAGCAAGGCTTAAACTACTTAGGTAGCAAATAA
- a CDS encoding molybdopterin molybdotransferase MoeA, which produces MITVEEAEKIVMSHVMDYSEETINIEEAMNKVLREDISADRDFPPFNRVTMDGIAINFEAFKNGKRTFKIEGVAAAGSPQMKLVDTENCLEVMTGAILPENVDTVIRYEDIEDADGIATIIEEQIKQGQNIHGKGEDRLKGDVILKSGTVLSAAEIGVIATVGKAEISVSKLPRTIIISSGDELVEIEEKPKAHQIRKSNVYSLLAYLKTFGVEADQVHLTDDLEDIKTQVAHFLENYDVIILSGGVSKGKFDFIPQAMDELGVEKLFHKIKQRPGKPFWFGKHQAGPLVFALPGNPVSSFMCFQCYILPWLKASLGIESAKVLKAKLAQEISFKPELSYFMQVKVEFNEEGTLMAIPVEGHGSGDLANLADADAFLELPMGKDIYEKGEVHKLHLFRKIF; this is translated from the coding sequence ATGATCACTGTAGAAGAAGCTGAGAAAATTGTAATGAGCCATGTGATGGATTATAGCGAAGAAACCATCAATATAGAAGAAGCGATGAATAAGGTTTTGCGTGAAGATATAAGTGCAGATCGAGATTTTCCTCCATTTAATCGTGTAACTATGGATGGCATTGCTATCAATTTTGAAGCTTTTAAAAATGGTAAGCGAACATTTAAAATAGAAGGTGTCGCTGCAGCAGGAAGCCCACAAATGAAATTGGTAGACACCGAAAACTGTTTGGAAGTGATGACGGGGGCGATCTTGCCAGAAAATGTAGATACAGTTATTCGCTACGAAGATATTGAAGATGCAGATGGAATTGCCACAATTATAGAAGAACAAATCAAGCAAGGGCAAAATATACATGGCAAAGGTGAAGACAGATTAAAAGGAGATGTAATTCTAAAAAGTGGAACGGTACTTTCAGCAGCAGAAATAGGTGTAATTGCGACAGTTGGTAAAGCTGAAATTTCGGTGAGTAAGTTGCCTCGCACCATCATTATTTCTTCTGGCGATGAGTTGGTAGAAATCGAAGAGAAACCTAAAGCGCATCAAATAAGAAAATCGAATGTATATAGCTTACTTGCCTATTTAAAAACTTTTGGTGTAGAAGCAGATCAGGTGCATTTAACCGATGATTTAGAAGATATTAAAACTCAGGTAGCTCACTTTTTAGAGAATTACGATGTAATTATTTTAAGTGGAGGAGTTTCTAAAGGCAAATTCGATTTTATTCCGCAGGCAATGGATGAGTTGGGGGTTGAAAAGCTTTTTCATAAAATTAAACAAAGACCTGGTAAACCATTTTGGTTTGGCAAACATCAAGCTGGACCATTGGTATTTGCATTACCGGGAAATCCAGTATCTTCTTTTATGTGTTTTCAATGTTATATACTACCTTGGTTAAAGGCCTCTTTAGGAATTGAAAGTGCAAAAGTTCTCAAAGCAAAATTGGCTCAAGAAATTAGCTTTAAACCAGAATTGAGCTATTTTATGCAAGTAAAAGTTGAGTTTAACGAAGAAGGAACATTAATGGCAATTCCTGTAGAAGGACATGGTTCTGGTGATTTGGCGAACTTAGCAGATGCCGATGCTTTTCTAGAATTACCCATGGGAAAAGACATTTATGAAAAAGGAGAAGTACATAAACTCCACCTATTTAGAAAGATATTCTAA
- a CDS encoding glycoside hydrolase family 88/105 protein, translating to MKKISKLAIIFCCLFPLTLLAQEEVFETQYIKNTMDKAALWQIEHPKHKPYDWTNGAFYTGIMAVYETTGNKKLLKAALAMGKETKWIPGERLRHADDHAIAQTYIDLYRIKGKEYMIQPFKDSVDKMMSETPDFNHAIMNMDWWWCDALFMAPPAFVKLANVTNDSKYITYNDKLWKECYDQLYDKEEDLFARDLNYVIAGKDTDKREANGEKIFWSRGNGWVLAGLAKVIEELPKNWETRPFYIEVYKEMAARIASLQRPDGFWKASLLDPESYPDGETSGTGFYCYALAWGINNGFLDKDEYLPVVRKAWTSLTTVVNTEGRVGWVQPIGQDPRAVSEDSWEVFGTGAFLLAGSEVIKLEVDN from the coding sequence ATGAAGAAGATAAGTAAACTAGCAATCATATTCTGCTGCTTGTTTCCATTGACACTTTTAGCGCAGGAAGAAGTATTTGAAACTCAATACATTAAAAATACTATGGATAAGGCTGCTCTCTGGCAGATTGAACATCCAAAACACAAACCCTACGACTGGACAAACGGTGCTTTTTACACTGGTATAATGGCTGTTTACGAAACCACTGGTAATAAAAAATTACTGAAAGCTGCATTGGCTATGGGTAAAGAAACAAAGTGGATTCCCGGAGAGCGTTTACGACACGCAGATGACCACGCCATTGCTCAAACTTATATCGATTTGTATCGCATAAAAGGCAAAGAATATATGATTCAGCCTTTTAAAGATTCGGTGGATAAAATGATGAGTGAAACCCCAGATTTTAATCATGCAATCATGAACATGGATTGGTGGTGGTGCGATGCCCTGTTTATGGCGCCACCTGCATTTGTTAAATTGGCCAATGTTACCAACGATTCTAAGTACATCACCTATAATGATAAACTTTGGAAAGAGTGTTACGATCAGCTCTACGATAAAGAAGAAGACCTTTTTGCTCGCGATCTTAACTATGTAATTGCCGGAAAAGATACAGATAAAAGAGAAGCCAATGGTGAGAAAATTTTCTGGTCTAGAGGAAATGGCTGGGTACTAGCCGGACTTGCTAAAGTGATTGAAGAGCTCCCGAAAAACTGGGAAACTAGACCTTTCTATATCGAAGTTTATAAAGAAATGGCTGCCAGAATTGCTTCTTTGCAAAGACCAGATGGCTTTTGGAAAGCAAGTTTATTAGACCCAGAATCATACCCTGATGGAGAAACCAGTGGAACTGGATTTTACTGCTACGCACTTGCTTGGGGCATAAATAATGGTTTTTTAGATAAAGATGAATATTTACCAGTAGTTAGAAAAGCTTGGACTTCGTTGACAACAGTGGTAAATACTGAAGGTAGAGTTGGTTGGGTACAACCAATTGGGCAAGACCCAAGAGCTGTGAGCGAAGATAGCTGGGAGGTTTTCGGAACTGGTGCTTTTCTTCTTGCAGGTAGTGAAGTGATTAAATTAGAGGTTGATAATTAA
- a CDS encoding SIMPL domain-containing protein (The SIMPL domain is named for its presence in mouse protein SIMPL (signalling molecule that associates with mouse pelle-like kinase). Bacterial member BP26, from Brucella, was shown to assemble into a channel-like structure, while YggE from E. coli has been associated with resistance to oxidative stress.), translated as MKKLFVFITLLLIQLTAFSQTTGKNFIDENYIEVKGKAEMEVVPDEIYLKVLISEKDTKDKVSLEEQEKAMIKELKNLGIDVEKNVSVIDLSSNFQSYWLKKTDIINGKEYQIKVNDANTAGKIFKAMENINISNMFVDHVAHSKIEKFRREVKVAAIKAAKEKASDLANAIDQQVGRALYIEEIPNYNINQNFRRSEVSNIAITGMSFSNATEPQIDFEKIKLEYEILARFKLE; from the coding sequence ATGAAAAAACTATTTGTATTTATTACACTTTTATTAATTCAACTTACTGCATTCTCACAAACAACAGGTAAGAATTTTATTGATGAAAATTACATCGAAGTAAAAGGCAAGGCTGAAATGGAAGTTGTTCCAGATGAAATTTATTTAAAAGTATTGATTAGTGAGAAAGACACAAAAGACAAGGTTTCTCTGGAAGAGCAAGAAAAAGCAATGATTAAAGAATTGAAAAATCTTGGAATAGATGTAGAAAAAAACGTATCTGTTATAGACCTTTCGAGTAACTTTCAATCTTATTGGTTAAAGAAAACAGATATAATTAATGGCAAAGAGTATCAGATTAAAGTAAATGACGCAAACACTGCGGGTAAGATTTTTAAAGCGATGGAGAACATTAATATTTCCAATATGTTTGTAGACCATGTAGCACATTCTAAAATTGAAAAATTTAGAAGAGAAGTAAAAGTTGCTGCTATTAAAGCTGCCAAAGAGAAAGCGAGTGACTTAGCTAATGCCATAGATCAACAAGTTGGAAGAGCACTTTATATTGAGGAAATTCCTAATTACAATATTAATCAGAATTTTAGAAGGTCTGAAGTTTCTAATATTGCTATTACAGGAATGTCTTTTTCAAATGCTACTGAACCACAGATCGATTTTGAAAAAATTAAGTTAGAATATGAAATTTTGGCTCGTTTTAAACTCGAATAA
- a CDS encoding cysteine hydrolase family protein, which yields MRALLIIDMQQVSFTPKTPRFEAEEVVERINLIADQFRKENELVIFIQHDGTKEGECIPGTDEWQLLPSLKISSSDRLVHKTANDAFYRTELKDILESNKVDELVITGCATDFCVDATVKSALVNDYNITVIGNAHTTADRGEFTSASLVKYYNWLWQCMSPTEGKIEVITYSELLEKYDIA from the coding sequence ATGAGAGCATTATTGATAATAGATATGCAACAGGTTTCTTTTACACCGAAAACTCCTCGTTTCGAAGCTGAAGAAGTCGTAGAAAGAATTAATCTGATTGCCGACCAATTCAGAAAAGAGAATGAATTGGTCATTTTTATTCAGCACGATGGTACAAAAGAAGGAGAATGTATTCCCGGAACAGACGAATGGCAGCTCCTTCCTTCACTTAAAATTTCGTCATCAGATCGCCTAGTTCATAAAACTGCTAATGATGCATTTTACAGAACTGAGTTGAAAGATATCTTAGAATCAAACAAAGTAGATGAATTGGTAATTACAGGTTGTGCCACAGATTTTTGTGTAGATGCCACAGTAAAATCAGCTTTGGTAAATGATTACAACATTACTGTAATTGGCAACGCCCACACCACTGCCGATAGAGGAGAGTTCACTTCAGCATCTCTTGTAAAATACTATAATTGGCTTTGGCAATGTATGTCACCCACCGAAGGTAAAATTGAAGTAATCACATATTCAGAGCTTTTAGAAAAATATGATATAGCATGA
- a CDS encoding alpha/beta hydrolase, translated as MKHTLLSICLLIFTSLTAFSQTGKVYDNLTVSSKILNSERKFSIYLPPDYETSERSYPVLYLLHGAGDDHTGWVQFGEVLHIADKAIKEGKATPMIIVMPDADTGRRGYFNTIDGNWKYEDFFFEELVPYVEKTYRIKGTKRFRAVAGLSMGGGGTFMYALHHPEMFSSACPLSAYVGPLTLDDMKTRFERTGEKYKESEMQAYFDQHNAVSLVNSLDAEKVKSVRWFIDCGDDDFLYEGNSLIHIAMRKKEIPHEFRIRDGGHTWTYWRDSLPVVLGFVSDAFHQY; from the coding sequence ATGAAACACACCTTATTATCAATTTGTCTTTTAATTTTCACTTCGCTTACTGCTTTTTCGCAAACCGGAAAAGTGTACGATAACCTCACTGTAAGCAGTAAAATTCTCAACAGCGAACGCAAGTTTTCGATCTATCTTCCGCCAGATTATGAAACCTCTGAGCGAAGCTATCCGGTTTTGTATTTGTTACATGGAGCGGGTGACGACCACACTGGTTGGGTGCAATTTGGTGAAGTGCTACACATTGCAGACAAAGCCATTAAAGAGGGTAAAGCCACACCCATGATTATTGTAATGCCAGATGCTGACACAGGTCGCAGAGGTTATTTTAACACCATTGATGGCAATTGGAAATACGAAGATTTCTTTTTTGAAGAGCTCGTACCTTATGTTGAAAAGACCTATCGCATCAAAGGAACTAAAAGATTTAGAGCTGTAGCCGGTCTCTCTATGGGAGGCGGAGGCACTTTTATGTATGCATTGCACCATCCAGAGATGTTTTCATCAGCTTGTCCGCTCAGTGCTTATGTTGGCCCTCTTACATTGGACGATATGAAAACCAGATTTGAGCGTACTGGTGAAAAGTATAAGGAATCGGAAATGCAGGCTTATTTTGATCAGCATAATGCGGTTTCTTTAGTGAACAGTTTAGATGCTGAAAAGGTTAAATCTGTAAGATGGTTTATAGACTGTGGTGACGATGATTTTTTGTATGAGGGCAACAGTCTGATACATATAGCCATGCGCAAAAAAGAAATCCCTCATGAATTTAGAATTAGAGATGGTGGACACACTTGGACTTATTGGAGAGATTCACTACCTGTGGTTTTAGGATTCGTTTCGGATGCTTTTCATCAGTATTAA
- a CDS encoding VOC family protein yields MASSYKPEGYNSISPYFVVENAQLMINFLDQIFNIDELRRYENAEGKIVHAEVKIDDSVIMLADANEQFPPNQLLIHVYVADVDATFKKAIAAGCIELGKPQSREGDPDKRGSFKDIFGNFWSVSTQMG; encoded by the coding sequence ATGGCATCAAGTTATAAACCCGAAGGATACAATTCTATCTCGCCCTATTTTGTAGTTGAAAATGCTCAACTTATGATTAATTTTTTAGATCAGATTTTTAACATAGATGAACTACGCAGATACGAAAACGCAGAAGGTAAAATCGTGCATGCAGAGGTAAAGATAGACGATTCTGTAATTATGTTGGCAGATGCAAACGAGCAGTTTCCACCTAATCAATTGCTTATTCATGTATATGTGGCAGATGTTGATGCAACATTTAAAAAAGCCATTGCAGCAGGTTGCATAGAATTAGGTAAGCCACAAAGCAGAGAAGGCGACCCAGATAAAAGAGGAAGTTTTAAAGATATTTTCGGCAATTTCTGGTCGGTTTCTACGCAGATGGGCTAG
- a CDS encoding IS1595 family transposase, whose amino-acid sequence MEASKLPFRYWFVAIWLMGCSKKGSSACNVQRQLNHKRYEPIWAMMHKIRSAMGQRDNHYLLGGNIEVDEGFFETLVPEGQKEEERKRGRGSQKQTMAMVFAQTEVVLQPKKHRPSKRCKYFKMAVCADFTVETARNTITRHVAQNAKMITDGYSTYQSLAGEFAMDVEKVPSKQAHIKLPWVHTAIGNAKKVLQGIYQHTRPGYLQNYLDEFCYKLNRRYFENDIFDRILIACTLT is encoded by the coding sequence ATGGAAGCTTCCAAACTTCCGTTTCGCTACTGGTTCGTTGCTATCTGGCTGATGGGCTGTAGCAAGAAAGGTTCTTCTGCCTGTAATGTGCAGAGGCAGCTCAATCATAAGCGCTATGAACCTATCTGGGCAATGATGCACAAAATACGCTCTGCGATGGGCCAACGGGACAACCACTACTTGCTGGGAGGCAATATTGAGGTAGACGAAGGGTTCTTTGAAACACTAGTACCCGAGGGGCAGAAGGAAGAGGAGAGAAAGCGGGGAAGGGGGAGCCAGAAGCAGACCATGGCGATGGTCTTTGCACAGACAGAGGTGGTGCTACAGCCTAAAAAACACCGCCCTTCTAAAAGGTGCAAGTATTTCAAAATGGCTGTATGCGCTGATTTTACAGTAGAAACTGCTAGAAATACGATTACCCGGCATGTTGCCCAGAATGCCAAGATGATTACAGATGGCTATTCAACCTATCAGTCACTGGCAGGAGAGTTCGCGATGGATGTGGAAAAAGTGCCCTCAAAACAGGCCCATATCAAACTACCTTGGGTACATACAGCCATTGGGAATGCAAAGAAAGTCCTACAAGGGATATATCAGCATACAAGGCCAGGGTATCTACAGAATTATCTAGATGAGTTCTGTTACAAACTCAATAGAAGATACTTTGAAAATGATATTTTTGACAGAATATTAATTGCTTGTACGCTCACTTGA
- a CDS encoding bifunctional transcriptional activator/DNA repair enzyme AdaA: MPVTESDKIDNYYQALIDRNSAFTGIFYVGVKTTTVFCIATCRARKPKKENVEFFENFKEALQNGYRPCKVCKPTENANKPPEQVEQAIELVKLNPKEKISDYRLRQENISPDLVRRWFKDHYSMTFHSYQRMYRINNAYKELKEGKRTTDAAFDLGYESLSGFGYTYKKILGKSPAKSQAKNVVLIDRTTTPLGPMFICATEKGICLLEFTDRKMLETEFKDLQHLLKAEILTGENAHIKQVKRELNEYFEGKRTQFDVALDTPGTEFQSLVWEKLKQIPLGETTNYQALAENLEKPNAVRAVANANGHNRISIIVPCHRVIGKDGNLTGYGGGIERKKWLIEFEKKVYQAQ, translated from the coding sequence ATGCCAGTTACCGAATCAGACAAAATTGATAATTACTATCAGGCACTCATAGATCGAAATTCTGCCTTTACCGGAATCTTTTATGTTGGTGTAAAAACCACTACAGTTTTTTGTATTGCCACTTGCAGAGCCCGAAAACCGAAGAAAGAAAATGTAGAATTTTTCGAAAACTTTAAAGAAGCTTTGCAAAATGGATATCGACCTTGTAAAGTTTGCAAGCCAACCGAAAATGCCAACAAACCGCCAGAACAAGTTGAACAAGCCATTGAATTGGTAAAATTAAATCCCAAAGAGAAAATTTCGGATTACAGACTTAGGCAAGAAAACATTAGCCCCGATTTGGTAAGACGCTGGTTTAAAGATCATTACAGCATGACTTTTCATAGTTACCAGCGCATGTACAGAATCAATAATGCTTACAAAGAGTTGAAAGAAGGTAAAAGAACAACCGATGCAGCATTCGATTTGGGTTATGAGTCGCTAAGCGGTTTTGGCTATACTTATAAAAAGATTTTAGGTAAATCTCCGGCTAAAAGTCAGGCAAAAAATGTGGTGTTGATTGATAGAACTACCACACCACTCGGCCCCATGTTTATTTGTGCGACGGAGAAAGGCATATGTCTTTTAGAGTTCACCGATAGAAAAATGTTGGAAACAGAGTTTAAAGACTTACAGCACCTGTTAAAAGCTGAAATTCTTACGGGTGAAAATGCACACATCAAACAAGTAAAAAGAGAATTAAACGAATATTTTGAAGGTAAAAGAACCCAGTTTGATGTAGCTCTCGACACACCGGGAACAGAGTTTCAAAGTCTGGTTTGGGAGAAGTTAAAACAAATTCCACTCGGAGAGACCACAAACTATCAAGCTTTAGCCGAAAATTTAGAGAAGCCCAATGCAGTAAGAGCTGTCGCCAATGCCAATGGGCATAACAGAATTTCTATTATTGTTCCATGCCACAGGGTAATTGGCAAAGACGGAAACCTAACTGGCTACGGCGGAGGAATTGAACGGAAAAAGTGGTTGATAGAATTTGAGAAAAAGGTATATCAAGCGCAATGA
- the tyrS gene encoding tyrosine--tRNA ligase, translated as MNVLKENVEIILPETGLEQKLEEAKKENRSLIIKLGFDPTAPDLHLGHAVVLKKLKQFQDLGHQVIIIVGSFTAQIGDPTGKNKSRKPLSPEEVLQNADTYIKQLSKVIDVEKAEIHFNSDWLNALSFQQIIQLLSKVTVAQLMHRNDFNKRF; from the coding sequence ATGAATGTACTAAAAGAAAATGTCGAAATCATTCTTCCAGAAACTGGACTTGAGCAAAAACTAGAAGAAGCTAAAAAAGAAAATCGAAGTTTGATTATTAAACTAGGTTTCGACCCTACAGCGCCAGATTTGCACCTTGGGCATGCCGTTGTGTTGAAAAAGCTAAAGCAGTTTCAAGATTTAGGTCACCAAGTTATCATTATTGTAGGCAGTTTTACTGCGCAAATTGGTGACCCGACAGGAAAAAATAAAAGCAGAAAGCCACTGAGTCCAGAAGAGGTTTTACAAAATGCAGATACTTACATCAAACAATTATCTAAGGTTATTGATGTAGAAAAGGCAGAAATTCACTTTAATTCAGATTGGTTAAATGCACTTTCTTTCCAACAAATTATTCAACTACTTTCTAAAGTTACAGTGGCTCAGCTCATGCACCGCAACGATTTTAACAAACGATTCTAA